The following are from one region of the Magallana gigas chromosome 4, xbMagGiga1.1, whole genome shotgun sequence genome:
- the LOC105334340 gene encoding tripartite motif-containing protein 2 — MDHRHCAQDVLRCRLCKTPAPPMYCDICHIHLCKGCVGEHLSNQPLQHTVVPFNERGSTIICPKHSPKLCELYCEQCDNPICVLCASSEEHQCHKFVDLTNALERHKQIVQQDLHELENVIYPKYQEIASSFPIKMADLNDNSKKLTEAFDKHGKQLHMEIDTIIANLKFDLEEMDLKYITFLNEQEDEITRKVSEITQTIADLKKLLNTNDFSQVSVYKSMNAEFRQLPPQISVSLPRFTPQTINREQIYQQFGFMSELVFKTEKPDRLLIDEPKVISVTETEFGESKNLHSVSCLNQEEVWACGQDNMIRLYNLKGELVKAIHTKTGNNPENITVTRNGDLLYTDADKRSVNIVKHLHIQKIIKCWGWRPFGVTSTSSGDLLVAMDSDDYKHTRIVRYSGSILLNCIEIADNGQPLFSSGRYIRYINENKNHDICVSDWYAGAVVVVNPTGKLRFTYTGPPSKTKGSLYPYGITTDSQSRILIADDKNNCIHIINQDGWFLRFIDNCDLHSPWGLCVDTNDNLFVAEKEGQIKKIQYYM, encoded by the coding sequence ATGGACCATCGTCATTGTGCCCAAGATGTTTTACGGTGTCGTTTATGCAAAACACCAGCCCCtcctatgtactgtgacatttgtcacatacatctaTGTAAAGGCTGCGTGGGGGAACATCTATCCAACCAACCTTTACAACACACAGTTGTTCCATTTAACGAGCGTGGTTCGACTATTATATGTCCAAAGCATTCCCCTAAATTGTGTGAACTTTACTGTGAACAGTGTGACAATCCCATTTGTGTGCTGTGTGCTTCATCTGAAGAGCATCAGTGTCATAAGTTTGTTGACTTGACGAATGCACTTGAAAGGCATAAACAGATTGTACAACAAGATTTACATGAATtggaaaatgttatttatccgAAATATCAAGAAATTGCATCTTCCTTCCCGATCAAGATGGCTGATCTCAATGACAACTCAAAGAAACTGACGGAAGCTTTTGACAAACATGGAAAACAATTGCATATGGAGATAGATACCATTAtcgcaaatttaaaatttgatcttgAAGAAatggatttgaaatatattacTTTCTTAAATGAACAGGAAGACGAAATTACTCGAAAGGTTTCTGAAATCACTCAGACCATTGCTGACTTAAAGAAATTACTGAACACAAATGATTTCAGCCAGGTATCTGTGTACAAATCCATGAATGCTGAATTTAGACAATTGCCTCCTCAAATTTCAGTTTCCCTACCACGTTTTACTCCACAAACAATTAACAGAGAACAAATTTATCAGCAGTTTGGCTTCATGTCAGAGTtagtttttaaaacagaaaaaccaGATAGACTGCTAATTGATGAACCAAAAGTGATCTCAGTCACCGAAACCGAGTTCGGAGAAAGTAAAAATTTACATAGTGTGTCCTGTCTAAATCAGGAAGAAGTATGGGCATGTGGTCAGGATAATATGATCAGACTTTACAATCTCAAGGGAGAACTAGTAAAGGCAATCCATACCAAGACCGGAAATAATCCAGAAAATATAACAGTCACGAGAAATGGCGATCTGCTATATACTGATGCAGATAAAAGATCTGTAAACATAGTGAAACATTTACatattcaaaaaataatcaagTGTTGGGGATGGAGACCCTTTGGTGTTACTAGCACTTCCTCCGGCGATCTTCTAGTTGCCATGGACAGTGACGACTATAAACATACAAGAATTGTGCGTTACTCTGGTTCAATTCTGCTGAATTGTATTGAGATAGCCGACAATGGACAACCTCTCTTTTCATCTGGCCGTTACATTAGATACATCAACGAGAATAAAAACCACGATATATGTGTATCCGACTGGTACGCCGgagcagtagtggtggtcaatccgaccgggaaactccggtttacctacactggtcctccatCTAAAACAAAGGGGTCGCTTTATCCGTACGggatcacaacagacagccagagtCGAATCCTGATAGCCGATGATAAAAACAACTGTATTCACATCATAAATCAGGACGGATGGTTCCTCCGCTTTATTGACAACTGTGATTTACACAgtccatggggtttatgtgttGACACAAACGATAACCTCTTTGTGGCAGAAAAGGAAggtcaaataaagaaaattcaatattatatgtaa
- the LOC105342625 gene encoding uncharacterized protein produces the protein MTPLHFFILLLFYSEINSSCTDPRHDQQYYCGVQNVFTAVVDAARGPLGDPFDRKYRVTVKQVFKGDDVAPNTTINIYGRPHSCGPTILDLRREYNIYANKNGPRLEVVSHEEVPPAYVERLKMYDCTCQIDIHKPSNPSSVNYEDAPDKCVVATHGRDCQFRNGYCKKTNNLCSWELFPSALQTTNCVQVL, from the exons ATGACACCACTGcactttttcattttacttttattttacagTGAAATTAATTCTTCCTGTACGGATCCAAGACATGATCAACAATATTATTGCGGTGTTCAGAATG tctttactgCAGTTGTTGATGCTGCCCGGGGCCCACTTGGCGACCCTTTTGATAGGAAGTATCGTGTGACCGTCAAACAAGTTTTTAAA GGAGATGACGTTGCTCcaaatacaacaataaatatCTATGGCAGACCACATTCTTGTGGCCCAACTATTTTAGATTTAAGACGAGAATACAATATCTACG CAAACAAAAATGGTCCACGATTGGAAGTTGTCAGTCATGAAGAAGTTCCGCCAGCTTACGTAGAGCGGTTGAAAATGTACGACTGTACCTGCCAG ATTGACATACATAAGCCAAGTAATCCAAGTTCTGTGAATTACGAAGACGCCCCAGATAAATGTGTCGTTGCAACGCATGGAAGAGATTGTCAATTTCGAAATGGATACTGCAAGAAAACAAATAACCTGTGTTCGTGGGAACTCTTCCCAAGTGCGTTACAGACTACAAACTGTGTTCAAGTTTTATGA